In the genome of Nymphaea colorata isolate Beijing-Zhang1983 chromosome 9, ASM883128v2, whole genome shotgun sequence, one region contains:
- the LOC116260061 gene encoding uncharacterized protein LOC116260061, producing MVLSCKTTAKCREDGSGNAAGGGGGGAGSGFWLLVLLLDDKASKHSLLKKAQSTIWVCLFILAFTLVLFTLCSLDSVSRPHHHHAPPPTALYKKWRAVKPPAKPRRPRFDRSLALHGLGTVFRRGTFAMSDLVVAHFREDTNEEMLRFFCRGLFRSGVLSRADIVFILPSSSSSSALARIIHEEDGYFVRLMDSHNNTERSPTKGISRFDSRLFIGSHDKKKPPIWGANVNRNFSNSSDGRTSMTLGSIVGFDVSELNPENSLSGFLDDVPIQLRRWVCYQLLLGRLRHQFKHVALVDVERVMVVGDLMAGIWRKNGGARGGSDGLKLFVEENSPHKCRGAEHPPKPESLYKKDQLDKEKRLVNSGIILGPMVETRRFINEMAIEIVRVAVRRKIRRPFHDGELLTYLAVTGQSSGKAITLENARSYYYHHSIFNPSPASSHRSFILYGHDNCSGMGFKSLVGLLHNEICSSPIDSTVYRDCLYAYTQHS from the coding sequence ATGGTCCTCTCTTGCAAGACTACCGCCAAGTGCAGAGAGGATGGCAGCGGCAATGCAGcaggcggcggcggtggtggcgcCGGTAGCGGATTCTGGCTTCTGGTGCTTTTATTGGACGACAAGGCGTCGAAGCACAGCCTCCTAAAGAAAGCCCAATCCACCATCTGGGTGTGCCTCTTCATCCTTGCGTTCACCCTCGTGCTCTTCACTCTCTGTAGTTTGGACTCCGTGAGCCGTCCCCACCACCATCACGCCCCACCCCCCACCGCTCTTTACAAAAAATGGCGTGCCGTCAAGCCGCCGGCGAAACCCCGAAGGCCTCGTTTCGACCGGTCGCTGGCTCTTCACGGATTGGGCACCGTGTTCCGGCGGGGGACGTTCGCCATGAGCGACCTTGTCGTAGCTCACTTCAGAGAAGACACAAACGAAGAAATGTTGAGGTTCTTCTGCCGCGGCCTCTTTCGCTCTGGCGTCCTTTCTAGAGCCGACATTGTCTTCATCCTcccgtcttcttcttcgtccTCCGCTCTGGCTCGCATAATTCACGAAGAAGATGGTTACTTTGTTAGATTGATGGATTCGCACAATAATACTGAAAGATCGCCGACAAAAGGAATCAGTCGATTTGATTCGCGTCTGTTCATTGGCTCCCATGACAAGAAGAAGCCGCCCATTTGGGGAGCTAATGTCAACAGAAATTTCAGCAACAGCAGCGATGGACGGACAAGTATGACCCTCGGATCAATTGTTGGCTTTGATGTTTCCGAATTGAATCCCGAGAATTCACTCTCGGGGTTTCTCGACGACGTTCCTATTCAATTGAGAAGGTGGGTGTGCTACCAATTGCTGTTAGGCCGCCTGCGGCATCAATTCAAGCACGTCGCCCTCGTTGATGTGGAAAGAGTTATGGTAGTGGGAGACTTAATGGCCGGAATCTGGCGAAAAAACGGCGGTGCCAGAGGCGGCAGCGACGGTCTGAAGTTATTTGTGGAAGAAAATTCACCACACAAATGCAGAGGAGCAGAGCACCCACCCAAGCCAGAGAGCTTGTACAAGAAGGATCAATTGGACAAGGAGAAGAGATTGGTGAACAGTGGCATCATTCTAGGACCAATGGTGGAAACCAGGAGGTTCATCAATGAAATGGCAATCGAAATAGTGCGAGTCGCCGTCCGTCGGAAAATCAGAAGACCTTTCCACGACGGCGAGCTGCTGACGTACCTGGCCGTCACCGGCCAGAGCTCCGGCAAGGCGATCACGCTGGAGAATGCGCGGAGCTATTACTATCACCATTCCATCTTCAACCCTTCACCGGCTTCGTCCCATAGGAGCTTCATACTGTATGGTCACGACAATTGCTCAGGAATGGGATTCAAGAGTTTAGTAGGATTGCTTCACAATGAGATCTGTTCATCTCCCATCGATTCAACTGTTTATAGAGATTGTTTATACGCGTATACACAACATTCATAG